The following proteins come from a genomic window of Campylobacter concisus:
- a CDS encoding transporter substrate-binding domain-containing protein — protein sequence MKKIFALLLTAFVALCANELKFGTAANYPPFEYIDENNKITGFDIELIDEISKRAGFSYKIINMSFDGLIPALKAGKINGIISAMSATSDRLKSIDFTKPYYLTENLYLKKKGNDALKAKEELAGKRVGVQQGTVQELAANAINGVKVVPSEDTVPLVMGLKVGKFDAVILDSSIGYGFIKKNPELEAFFKEVDGSEGFSIAFDKGKESALIEKINQILDEMKKDGSYEALLKKYDLK from the coding sequence ATGAAAAAGATCTTTGCTCTTTTACTCACAGCTTTTGTTGCTCTTTGTGCAAATGAGCTAAAATTTGGCACAGCGGCGAATTATCCGCCATTTGAATATATCGATGAGAACAACAAAATAACAGGCTTTGATATCGAGCTAATTGATGAAATTTCAAAGCGTGCAGGCTTTTCATATAAGATCATAAATATGAGTTTTGACGGCCTTATCCCAGCACTTAAAGCTGGCAAAATAAATGGCATTATAAGTGCGATGAGTGCGACTTCAGATAGATTAAAATCGATTGATTTTACAAAGCCATACTATCTAACTGAAAATCTTTATCTAAAGAAAAAAGGCAATGACGCACTAAAGGCTAAAGAAGAGCTAGCTGGCAAAAGAGTTGGCGTGCAACAAGGCACCGTCCAAGAGCTAGCAGCAAATGCTATAAATGGCGTAAAAGTAGTGCCTTCAGAAGATACTGTGCCACTTGTTATGGGGCTAAAAGTTGGTAAATTTGACGCAGTTATCCTTGATAGCTCTATTGGATATGGCTTTATCAAGAAAAATCCAGAACTTGAAGCATTTTTCAAAGAAGTTGATGGTAGCGAGGGCTTTTCAATAGCTTTTGATAAAGGAAAAGAGAGCGCATTAATAGAGAAAATAAATCAAATTTTAGATGAAATGAAAAAAGACGGAAGCTACGAAGCTTTACTTAAAAAATACGATCTAAAATAA
- a CDS encoding basic amino acid ABC transporter substrate-binding protein, translating to MSKILKFLMASLVLFLLGCGDDANKKNAVNNAEEASKNVVYKVGSSADYPPFEYLDENNKIVGFEIDLLNEITKKTGIKFDVANMSFDGLISALKTGKIDIAISGMSATDERRKSVDFTKPYYFSENLFIRKKGSDVNKDNLKDKKISAQVGTLQEEAAKSITTKSIPAENVAAAIMSLNAGKIDVVLTDSPIGAEYLKQNPDLEEFLRVPDGTEGFAMAFDKGKHTELIKKIDAAIDELQKSGEFDKMLDKYGLKK from the coding sequence ATGAGTAAAATTTTAAAATTTTTGATGGCAAGCTTGGTTTTATTTTTACTAGGTTGTGGCGATGATGCTAATAAAAAAAATGCAGTAAATAATGCCGAAGAAGCTAGTAAAAATGTAGTTTATAAAGTTGGCTCGAGCGCTGATTATCCACCTTTTGAATATCTTGATGAAAACAATAAAATTGTTGGCTTTGAGATAGATTTATTAAATGAGATCACCAAAAAAACTGGAATAAAATTTGATGTTGCAAATATGAGCTTTGATGGACTGATATCAGCATTAAAAACCGGTAAAATCGATATTGCCATAAGCGGAATGAGTGCAACTGATGAGAGAAGAAAATCGGTTGATTTCACCAAGCCATATTATTTTTCAGAAAATTTATTTATCCGCAAAAAAGGCTCAGATGTAAATAAAGACAATCTTAAGGATAAGAAAATTTCAGCTCAAGTTGGCACACTTCAAGAAGAAGCAGCCAAAAGCATAACTACTAAGTCGATACCTGCTGAAAATGTAGCAGCTGCCATCATGTCACTAAACGCTGGTAAAATCGATGTTGTGCTAACTGATAGTCCGATAGGGGCTGAATATTTAAAACAAAATCCAGATTTGGAAGAATTTTTAAGAGTTCCTGATGGTACGGAAGGATTTGCGATGGCGTTTGATAAAGGCAAACACACTGAGCTTATCAAAAAGATAGACGCAGCGATCGATGAGCTGCAAAAATCTGGCGAATTTGACAAAATGCTAGATAAATATGGATTAAAGAAATAA
- a CDS encoding amino acid ABC transporter ATP-binding protein codes for MIEIKNLNKSYGDLRVLNDISVDIKKGEVIAIIGPSGGGKSTFLRCINRLEEPDSGHIKINGEDILDKKSDINKIRQKVSMVFQHFNLFANKNVLQNLTLAPIKAGILDKVSAEKRADELLRSVGLSDKKFAYPHKLSGGQKQRIAIARSLAMEPEVILFDEPTSALDPEMIGEVLDIMKDVAARGITMLVVTHEMGFARNVANRIFFMDKGKIAVDDTPKNVFTNPQHERLKEFLGKILNH; via the coding sequence ATGATTGAGATTAAAAATTTAAACAAAAGTTATGGCGATTTGCGAGTTTTAAATGATATTAGTGTAGATATAAAAAAAGGTGAAGTTATAGCGATAATTGGTCCAAGCGGTGGTGGCAAAAGTACATTTTTACGTTGTATAAACCGCCTTGAGGAGCCAGATAGCGGGCACATCAAGATAAATGGCGAAGATATTTTAGATAAAAAATCAGATATAAATAAAATTCGCCAAAAAGTGAGCATGGTTTTTCAGCACTTTAATCTTTTTGCAAATAAAAACGTCTTGCAAAATTTAACTCTAGCTCCGATAAAAGCGGGAATTTTAGATAAAGTAAGTGCAGAAAAAAGAGCTGATGAGTTGCTAAGAAGTGTTGGGCTAAGTGATAAGAAATTTGCCTATCCGCACAAGCTTTCAGGCGGACAGAAGCAACGTATTGCGATCGCTAGAAGCCTAGCAATGGAGCCAGAAGTGATACTTTTTGATGAGCCGACAAGTGCGCTTGATCCTGAGATGATCGGAGAGGTGCTTGATATCATGAAAGATGTTGCTGCAAGGGGTATAACGATGCTTGTTGTGACCCATGAAATGGGCTTTGCAAGAAATGTGGCAAATAGAATTTTCTTTATGGATAAAGGCAAGATAGCAGTTGATGACACACCAAAAAATGTCTTTACAAATCCGCAACATGAGCGTTTAAAAGAGTTTTTAGGCAAAATTTTAAATCATTAA
- a CDS encoding amino acid ABC transporter permease has product MKAQNLAKFLFFIIIVSLGAYFFYPRDLSEAQEIAYIKSYGVTLGLTIGGIAIGITLGFTLAFIKFLNIKVLNFIIDEYIDILRGTPVILQLLIFSVVIFATWSDNFYVALIALGLNSSAYVAEIVRSGINSVDKGQMEAARAMGLNYYVSMREIVFPQATKNILPALANEFISLFKETSVVGYISVVDITMQSKSLQAVFYSPEPVIFTGIVYYVSVKFFTLLTKLLERRLNRHD; this is encoded by the coding sequence TTGAAGGCTCAAAATTTAGCTAAATTTCTATTTTTTATAATAATCGTCTCACTTGGAGCATATTTTTTCTATCCAAGAGATCTTAGTGAGGCTCAAGAGATCGCTTATATCAAAAGTTACGGAGTGACTTTAGGACTCACAATAGGCGGTATTGCCATAGGCATAACGCTTGGATTTACCTTGGCGTTTATTAAATTTTTAAACATTAAAGTCTTAAATTTTATAATTGATGAATATATCGATATCTTACGTGGAACACCTGTAATACTTCAACTTTTAATATTTTCAGTTGTCATTTTTGCAACATGGAGTGATAATTTTTATGTAGCTCTCATCGCACTTGGGCTAAATAGCTCTGCTTATGTGGCGGAGATCGTGCGAAGTGGCATAAATAGCGTGGATAAAGGACAAATGGAAGCGGCTCGTGCGATGGGCCTAAACTACTATGTTTCGATGCGCGAGATAGTTTTTCCACAAGCTACAAAAAATATCTTGCCAGCTCTTGCAAATGAGTTTATATCGCTATTTAAAGAGACATCGGTCGTGGGCTATATAAGTGTAGTTGATATCACGATGCAAAGTAAGAGCTTGCAAGCGGTCTTTTATAGTCCAGAGCCAGTCATTTTTACAGGCATTGTCTATTATGTGAGTGTTAAATTTTTTACACTTTTGACAAAACTACTTGAGAGGAGATTAAACCGCCATGATTGA
- the putP gene encoding sodium/proline symporter PutP: protein MSFGSYLAIAIYFGFLLFIGRYFYDKNASMNEYLLDNRRMGPVVTALSAGASDMSGWMLLGVPGALYATGIANVWMIIGLIIGAYCNYLFLAKRLRIYTEVASDSITIPDFLENRFKDRTKILRIISGLIILIFFTLYVSSGIIAGGKTFESFFGLKFAYGAVFTLVIVVFYTFFGGFKAVSITDAFQGLLMFCVLVSIPVVAYLNLDLPSDTNLLKEISKLDANHLNPFRDQTFWGILGLMAWGFGYFGQPHIIVRFMAIRDSKELAKARRIGIGWMSIGLLGAIMSGLIGFVYFSQRGGLSDPETVFLKLGELLFPPFFIGIIISAVLSAIMSTISSQLLVTSSSVTKDFIFAFYKKEISQNTQTAISRYAVVVVAIVATILAFISTDNVLNVVGNAWAGFGASFGPVLLFSLYWKRMSALGALTGMIAGGATVIFWITSGLNVYVYEILPGIIASCIAIISVSIWGDAINKMTSEPHEQVIKDEFEKMKTRL from the coding sequence ATGAGCTTTGGGTCTTATTTAGCCATCGCCATCTATTTTGGCTTTTTGCTCTTTATCGGACGATATTTCTACGATAAAAACGCAAGTATGAACGAGTATCTGCTAGATAACCGTCGAATGGGTCCAGTAGTTACTGCACTTAGTGCTGGTGCTTCTGATATGAGTGGTTGGATGCTACTTGGCGTGCCCGGAGCCTTATACGCAACTGGCATAGCAAATGTGTGGATGATAATCGGTCTTATCATTGGAGCTTACTGCAACTATTTATTTTTAGCAAAGAGGCTTAGAATTTACACTGAAGTTGCGAGTGATAGCATCACGATACCAGACTTTTTAGAAAATCGCTTTAAAGATAGGACTAAAATTTTAAGAATCATCTCTGGTCTTATCATTTTGATCTTTTTCACACTTTATGTAAGTAGCGGCATCATCGCTGGCGGAAAGACATTTGAGAGCTTTTTTGGTTTAAAATTTGCCTACGGAGCGGTCTTTACACTTGTTATCGTGGTCTTTTACACATTTTTTGGTGGATTTAAAGCAGTTAGTATAACTGACGCATTTCAGGGGCTTTTGATGTTTTGTGTCCTAGTCTCGATCCCAGTCGTGGCATATCTAAATTTAGACTTGCCAAGCGATACAAATTTACTAAAAGAGATAAGCAAGCTTGATGCAAATCACCTAAATCCATTTAGAGATCAAACTTTTTGGGGAATTTTAGGACTTATGGCTTGGGGGTTTGGCTATTTTGGCCAGCCACATATCATTGTTAGATTTATGGCGATACGTGATTCAAAAGAGCTTGCCAAAGCAAGAAGAATAGGCATTGGTTGGATGAGCATTGGGTTACTTGGTGCGATTATGAGCGGACTTATCGGCTTTGTCTACTTTAGTCAAAGAGGCGGACTTAGCGATCCTGAGACTGTATTTTTAAAGCTTGGCGAGTTACTTTTCCCACCATTTTTTATAGGCATTATCATCTCAGCTGTGCTTTCAGCGATAATGAGTACCATCTCAAGTCAGCTTTTAGTTACATCTAGCTCGGTAACAAAGGATTTTATCTTTGCATTCTATAAAAAAGAGATTAGTCAAAATACACAAACGGCGATCAGTCGCTATGCTGTTGTAGTAGTGGCTATAGTTGCTACTATACTTGCCTTTATCTCAACAGATAATGTTCTAAACGTCGTTGGCAACGCTTGGGCTGGATTTGGTGCGAGCTTTGGGCCAGTGTTACTTTTTAGCCTTTACTGGAAGCGTATGAGTGCACTTGGAGCACTCACTGGCATGATAGCTGGAGGCGCGACCGTAATATTTTGGATCACTTCGGGGCTAAACGTTTATGTTTATGAAATTTTGCCTGGCATCATAGCTTCTTGTATAGCGATCATTAGCGTAAGTATCTGGGGAGATGCGATAAATAAAATGACGAGCGAACCTCACGAGCAAGTCATAAAAGATGAATTTGAAAAGATGAAAACAAGGCTTTAA
- the mnmC gene encoding bifunctional tRNA (5-methylaminomethyl-2-thiouridine)(34)-methyltransferase MnmD/FAD-dependent 5-carboxymethylaminomethyl-2-thiouridine(34) oxidoreductase MnmC, whose translation MKNANLSFKGQIPFNEEFGDIYFNTDKPWLESEFVFASALDEIWQRKDSFVIAETGFGAGLNFFILCKKFKGSNKKLHFVSIEKTPIKKDDLLKIYENLGIFKAYAKKLVSLYPPLIEGIHRINFAPNITLDLCYGEAKEILPELDFIADIWFLDGFAPSKNGSIWSKEIFREIARLSRVGTIARTYSCAKMVKDGLKGAGFLLSLKEGYARKRQMSSAVLEKKDENLKDAWFARCEPLAKPKGKTALIIGAGVAGLATAGELAKNGFKVVITEAKSEVATNGSGNHCGALMPLVTKPGVNLGHMHLNAFLQAVRFYKATLPKSLIKFNGCIDYAFDDELVKRYGSWQDQGAEEIFKFDSSLKPYPGIFIKDGAYTRPREICKFLSKNFEILLNHEYESRTHLQNGKISVKFKNGKNLETDILVFCTGSKSSEIFNDYDMQISSVRGQVTHLKPILKNTLPLSAKGYICPVIKGVQVIGATYARNEICDTPKVEDNTKNLNDVSEFFDIKKATIIGAKVGYRSYSGDRFPIIGALHDEEFYKQNYKGLFWSKNKDNNPKASYEKNVFVNFAHGSRGLGTAILGANLIVDLVLERPLCIERSLFHELHPARFLIRKLKKGLKL comes from the coding sequence ATGAAAAATGCAAATTTAAGCTTTAAAGGACAAATTCCATTTAACGAAGAGTTTGGTGACATCTACTTTAATACCGACAAACCTTGGCTTGAGAGTGAATTTGTATTTGCAAGCGCACTTGATGAAATTTGGCAGAGGAAAGATAGCTTCGTCATCGCTGAGACAGGATTTGGTGCTGGGCTAAATTTCTTCATACTTTGTAAGAAATTTAAAGGTAGTAATAAAAAACTTCACTTTGTTAGTATCGAAAAAACCCCTATTAAAAAAGATGATCTTTTAAAAATTTATGAAAATTTAGGCATTTTTAAAGCTTATGCCAAAAAGCTGGTTTCGCTCTACCCGCCGCTTATTGAGGGTATACACCGTATAAATTTTGCCCCAAATATTACACTTGATCTTTGCTACGGTGAGGCTAAAGAAATTTTACCTGAGCTTGATTTTATTGCCGACATCTGGTTTCTAGACGGCTTTGCTCCAAGTAAAAATGGCTCAATCTGGAGCAAAGAAATTTTTAGAGAGATCGCAAGACTAAGCAGAGTTGGTACTATTGCTAGAACCTACTCATGCGCAAAAATGGTAAAGGACGGTCTAAAGGGTGCTGGCTTTTTGCTGAGTCTAAAAGAGGGCTATGCTAGAAAACGTCAGATGAGTAGTGCCGTGCTAGAAAAAAAGGATGAAAATTTAAAGGATGCTTGGTTTGCAAGATGTGAGCCACTGGCTAAGCCAAAAGGCAAAACAGCACTTATCATAGGAGCTGGCGTGGCCGGACTTGCAACAGCTGGCGAGCTAGCCAAAAATGGCTTTAAGGTTGTGATCACTGAGGCAAAGAGCGAGGTGGCTACAAATGGCTCAGGCAATCACTGTGGTGCTTTGATGCCGCTAGTTACCAAGCCTGGTGTAAATTTAGGCCACATGCACTTAAACGCATTTTTGCAAGCAGTGAGATTTTATAAGGCAACTTTGCCAAAAAGTCTTATCAAATTTAATGGCTGCATCGATTACGCATTTGATGATGAGTTAGTTAAGAGATATGGCTCGTGGCAGGATCAAGGTGCGGAGGAAATTTTTAAATTTGACAGTAGCCTAAAGCCGTATCCTGGCATTTTTATAAAAGATGGCGCATACACTAGACCAAGAGAAATTTGTAAATTTTTATCAAAAAATTTTGAAATTTTATTAAATCACGAGTATGAGAGCAGAACACATCTGCAAAACGGCAAAATCAGCGTTAAATTTAAAAACGGTAAAAATTTAGAGACTGATATTTTGGTTTTTTGCACTGGCAGCAAGAGTAGTGAAATTTTTAATGACTACGACATGCAAATAAGCAGTGTCAGGGGTCAAGTAACCCACTTAAAACCAATACTTAAAAATACTTTACCGCTAAGTGCAAAAGGCTATATTTGCCCAGTCATTAAAGGCGTGCAAGTTATAGGAGCAACTTATGCCAGAAATGAAATTTGTGACACGCCTAAAGTTGAAGATAATACTAAAAATTTAAACGACGTAAGCGAGTTTTTTGATATCAAAAAAGCAACTATTATCGGTGCAAAAGTAGGCTACCGAAGTTATAGTGGAGATAGGTTTCCGATAATTGGCGCCTTGCATGACGAAGAATTTTACAAGCAAAACTACAAAGGGCTATTTTGGAGCAAAAATAAAGATAACAATCCAAAAGCAAGCTACGAAAAAAATGTCTTTGTAAATTTTGCTCACGGCTCACGAGGTCTTGGCACAGCGATACTTGGAGCAAATTTGATAGTTGATCTTGTGCTTGAACGCCCACTTTGCATAGAAAGATCGCTATTTCACGAGCTTCATCCAGCTAGATTTTTGATAAGAAAACTAAAAAAGGGATTAAAACTTTAA
- a CDS encoding N-acetylmuramoyl-L-alanine amidase family protein encodes MKRAIILFFIVCNFLFAATNSEIFAKFDKNFASSSRSAKIKFHNDIKDIYVDAIIKNDKNIKKQALTRLITSSKSLGFDSSGYIKDLNALNGVKSASMPSNAALTLLSATKVNDTLVLKFNTKIDTAKLKTSFLKQQNTYKNIMDIDGRLNGNPLTYKNFISDYIHISQYDKNTVRVIFSDKVQKTIKANATGDLLIISTQNFISNENVKAPLHKTKNKNEEVPHKEPEPNLKPQPAQSEPVAAPLPPVATGKFSRNKTIVIDPGHGGTDPGAVNGKLQEKTAVLGVAKKLGDILKARGYKVYFTRSTDVFINLRTRTKFANDKMADLFVSIHANAAPNATKAKSMHGIETFFLSPARSERSKNAAALENKSDIEEMNYFSQQTFLNVLNREKIIASNKLGIDIQKEILASARKVYSASDGSVREAPFWVLVGALMPAVLVEIGYITHPVEGEKLFNDAYQNALANGIANGIDGYFAKNR; translated from the coding sequence ATGAAACGAGCGATAATCCTCTTTTTTATTGTTTGTAATTTTCTTTTTGCTGCAACAAATTCTGAGATATTTGCAAAATTTGATAAAAATTTTGCCAGCTCAAGCAGAAGTGCAAAGATTAAATTTCACAACGATATAAAAGACATCTATGTCGACGCGATCATCAAAAATGACAAAAATATAAAAAAACAAGCGCTCACAAGACTCATAACCAGCTCGAAATCGCTTGGTTTTGATTCAAGTGGGTATATAAAAGATCTAAATGCACTAAATGGCGTAAAGAGCGCTAGCATGCCTAGTAATGCTGCTTTGACGCTGCTTAGTGCAACCAAGGTAAATGATACTTTAGTGCTTAAGTTTAATACAAAAATTGATACTGCAAAACTAAAAACATCCTTTTTAAAGCAGCAAAATACATATAAAAACATTATGGATATTGACGGTAGACTAAATGGCAATCCTCTAACTTATAAAAATTTCATATCTGATTACATTCACATCTCGCAGTATGATAAAAACACTGTTAGAGTTATTTTTTCTGATAAGGTTCAAAAGACTATAAAAGCAAATGCAACAGGTGATCTACTCATAATAAGTACACAAAATTTTATCTCAAACGAAAATGTAAAAGCACCACTTCATAAAACTAAAAACAAAAATGAAGAAGTGCCACACAAAGAGCCTGAGCCAAATTTAAAGCCGCAGCCTGCACAAAGCGAGCCAGTGGCAGCACCTTTGCCACCAGTTGCGACTGGTAAATTTTCACGCAATAAAACCATCGTCATCGACCCAGGACATGGCGGCACTGATCCAGGTGCAGTAAATGGCAAGCTTCAGGAAAAAACCGCGGTTTTAGGTGTAGCCAAAAAACTTGGCGACATATTAAAAGCGCGTGGTTACAAGGTCTATTTTACCAGGTCAACCGATGTTTTTATAAATTTAAGAACAAGAACAAAATTTGCAAATGATAAGATGGCTGATCTTTTTGTTTCCATTCACGCAAATGCCGCTCCAAATGCCACAAAGGCAAAGAGCATGCACGGCATTGAGACATTTTTCTTATCACCTGCAAGAAGCGAACGTAGCAAAAACGCGGCTGCGCTTGAGAACAAATCAGATATCGAAGAGATGAACTACTTTTCGCAGCAAACGTTTCTAAACGTGCTAAACCGCGAGAAGATCATTGCGTCAAATAAGCTTGGCATTGATATCCAAAAAGAAATTTTAGCAAGTGCTAGAAAGGTCTATTCTGCAAGTGATGGCAGTGTGAGAGAGGCGCCGTTTTGGGTACTCGTAGGCGCTCTTATGCCAGCAGTTCTTGTTGAGATCGGCTATATCACGCATCCAGTCGAGGGCGAAAAGCTCTTTAATGATGCCTATCAAAATGCCCTTGCAAACGGCATCGCAAACGGTATAGATGGATATTTTGCAAAAAATAGATGA
- a CDS encoding nitronate monooxygenase: MELKPLKIGKYEIKYPIFQGGMGLGISWDKLAGNVSLEGGLGIISSVGTGYYENRKFINKELNAKPFGSENFYSTRGLRAIIENARKICGDLPLGVNIMYAANDYARVVKDACEAGINIIVSGAGLPTNLPEFTQNFKEVALVPIISSAKALKIICKRWLQRYDRLPDAVVLEGPLSGGHQGFTYEQCLDPEFSLFNLIPQVKAEIKEWGDFPLIAAGGIWDKNDIEKAISLGADGVQMGTRFIGTHECDADIGFKEVILAAEEKDIELIKSPVGYPARGIRTNLINLVEKRMGPKIQCISNCVSPCQRGKGAKEVGYCIADRLFDSFSGKKETGLFFTGANGYKLKELISVKELMHKLVHGE; the protein is encoded by the coding sequence ATGGAGTTAAAGCCATTAAAAATAGGAAAATATGAGATAAAGTATCCGATATTTCAAGGCGGTATGGGACTTGGTATCAGCTGGGACAAACTAGCTGGCAATGTCAGCTTAGAAGGCGGCCTTGGAATAATCAGCTCAGTTGGCACAGGATATTATGAAAATCGTAAATTTATAAACAAAGAGCTAAATGCAAAGCCATTTGGAAGTGAAAATTTCTACTCAACAAGAGGCCTTAGAGCAATTATTGAGAATGCACGAAAAATTTGTGGAGATTTGCCACTTGGCGTAAATATAATGTATGCTGCAAATGACTACGCAAGAGTGGTAAAAGATGCTTGTGAAGCCGGTATAAATATCATCGTATCAGGTGCTGGGCTACCTACGAATTTGCCAGAATTTACACAAAATTTTAAAGAAGTCGCGCTAGTTCCCATTATCTCAAGTGCAAAAGCACTAAAGATCATCTGCAAACGCTGGTTACAAAGATATGATCGCTTGCCAGACGCGGTTGTGCTTGAAGGACCACTAAGCGGCGGACACCAGGGCTTTACTTACGAGCAGTGCCTTGATCCTGAGTTTTCGCTATTTAATCTAATCCCACAAGTAAAAGCTGAGATAAAAGAGTGGGGCGACTTTCCGCTCATCGCAGCCGGTGGAATTTGGGATAAAAATGATATAGAAAAAGCAATATCGCTAGGCGCAGACGGCGTTCAGATGGGTACACGTTTCATCGGTACTCATGAGTGTGACGCGGATATTGGCTTTAAAGAGGTGATACTAGCAGCCGAGGAAAAGGACATAGAGCTTATAAAAAGTCCAGTTGGCTATCCGGCTCGTGGGATTAGAACAAATTTGATAAATTTGGTAGAAAAAAGGATGGGACCAAAGATCCAGTGTATAAGCAACTGTGTGAGCCCTTGTCAAAGGGGCAAAGGGGCTAAAGAGGTTGGATATTGCATCGCTGATAGGCTGTTTGACTCATTTAGTGGCAAAAAAGAGACCGGGTTATTTTTCACGGGAGCAAATGGATATAAACTAAAAGAGCTAATAAGCGTAAAAGAGCTAATGCACAAGCTGGTACATGGTGAATGA
- the tyrS gene encoding tyrosine--tRNA ligase: MQDIAEILQEIKRGVAEIIDFERVENLIKNYYEKGENFYVKAGFDPTAPDLHLGHTVVLSKMALLQKHGAIVQFLIGDFTAQIGDPTGKSATRKKLDQETVLKNAKTYEEQVFKILDPKKTVIMFNSKWSNELGAAGMIELTSTFSVARMLERDDFEKRIKAGNPISISEFMYPLLQGYDSVAMKCDIEMGGTDQKFNLLMGRTLQRTYNIGKEQAVIMMPLLEGLDGVNKMSKSLGNYIGVTENANDMFAKTLSISDELMWRWYELLSTKTLGEIEELMNDVNSGKYHPKKAKEDLAYEITARYHGEEAAKAAMAEFNSVHSQNQLPTDIKEFSLKAPVWIVEALSQCELSESNSQARRDIKANAVSINQEKISDEQLKLEAGEYILQVGKRKFAKVKVE; encoded by the coding sequence ATGCAAGATATAGCTGAAATTTTACAAGAGATAAAACGCGGTGTTGCCGAGATTATTGACTTTGAAAGAGTTGAGAATTTAATAAAAAACTATTATGAAAAAGGTGAAAATTTCTATGTAAAGGCTGGCTTTGATCCAACTGCTCCAGACCTTCACTTAGGTCACACAGTCGTTTTAAGCAAGATGGCACTACTTCAAAAACATGGCGCGATCGTGCAGTTTTTGATAGGCGATTTTACCGCTCAAATAGGCGATCCAACTGGCAAATCAGCCACTAGAAAAAAGCTAGATCAAGAGACAGTTTTAAAAAACGCTAAAACCTACGAAGAGCAAGTTTTTAAAATTTTAGATCCAAAAAAGACCGTGATAATGTTTAACTCAAAATGGTCAAATGAGCTTGGAGCTGCTGGAATGATAGAGCTAACTAGCACATTTTCAGTCGCTAGAATGCTAGAGCGCGACGACTTTGAAAAAAGGATAAAAGCTGGTAATCCTATATCAATCTCTGAGTTTATGTATCCGCTTCTTCAAGGCTATGATAGCGTTGCTATGAAGTGCGATATCGAGATGGGTGGCACAGATCAAAAATTTAATCTTCTAATGGGCAGAACCTTACAGCGAACATATAATATCGGCAAAGAGCAAGCTGTTATCATGATGCCACTTCTTGAGGGACTTGATGGCGTAAATAAGATGAGTAAGAGCCTTGGAAACTACATCGGCGTTACTGAAAATGCAAATGATATGTTTGCAAAAACGCTTAGCATAAGCGACGAGCTTATGTGGCGCTGGTACGAGCTACTAAGCACAAAAACACTTGGCGAGATAGAAGAGCTAATGAATGACGTAAATAGTGGCAAATATCATCCAAAAAAGGCAAAAGAGGATCTTGCTTATGAGATAACAGCGAGGTATCACGGCGAGGAGGCTGCAAAGGCTGCTATGGCTGAATTTAACAGCGTGCACTCTCAAAATCAGCTCCCAACTGATATAAAAGAATTTAGTCTAAAAGCACCAGTTTGGATCGTGGAAGCTTTATCACAGTGTGAGCTAAGTGAGTCAAATTCTCAAGCAAGGCGCGACATAAAGGCAAATGCGGTTAGCATTAATCAAGAAAAGATTAGCGATGAGCAGTTAAAATTAGAGGCAGGTGAATATATCTTGCAAGTAGGAAAGCGTAAATTTGCAAAAGTAAAGGTTGAATAG